In the Geoalkalibacter sp. genome, TGGTGATGAACGTGCGCAGCATCAGGGTCAACAGCTCGAAATCCATCTCCAGGGCCGTGGCGACGACCTTGTCCTCGCCCGTTTCGAGCAGCATGGCCAGCCATTGCAGGGTGGGCCGGGCCGCCAGGCGTTCACCCTGCCACAAATCGAGATCGAAGAAGGTGGTCATCTGTTCGGTGGTCGCCAGGGCCAGCAGTTCGATGCAGTCTTCGAGGCCCAGTTCCTTGATGAGCAGGTAAACCTCCTGGGACGGCAGGCGCCGCACCAGCTCCTCGGCCTCGGGGGCTTCGAGAATCAGCCGGTATTTCTGCTTGCCGGCGGCATGACGCACCACGCGCAGGCGCTCCTCGAACGTCAGGGCGCCGCGAACCTCGGGCGGGCGGGGCGCTTTTGAGGAAATCAGGGAAAGTGGCTGTTTTTCCGAGCGATCGGCGTGATCCTTGGCTGTCATACTATGCGGATCCTTTGTTGGAATGTGCAAAACAGGGAGTGTCACTCTCATGCAGGCGGACGGAATGGGCAAGACCAAATGGGGCACTAGGCCTCCCCGGAGCTTTTAACCAGGGCGAGAAATTCGGTCATGCTGGTGACCTCAAGCGCCGCCTGACGAAATTCCCGCTGTCGGAAGGTGCGGGCGATGTCGGCCAAAATCTCGACCTAGGCGCCGTTGTCGTCCTCGGGCGTGAGGATCAGCAAGACAAACTGGGCGGGCTTGCCGTCCGGAGCGTTGAAATCGATGCCGCCGACGCTGAGCCCCAGGGCGGCCACCGGCTGGCTCAAGCCGCCGAGTCGCGCATGGGGCACCGCAACACCGCTGCCCAGGCCCGTCGGCATGAGGCGTTCGCGGGCCAGCACCGCATCAATGATGGTTTCCGGCCGAACTCCATCCAGGGGACCAAGGACCGCCGCCAACTCGACCACCGCTTGATCGCGGGTGCGGGCTTCCAAGCGCACCAGGGCGCGCGTCGGAAGATAATTGATGAATCGGCGCGGCTTTTTCAGGCGCAGGATGTGCTGGATGGCCGGCCCGCTCATAAGAGAGGTGGAGATGGCCATGACCACCAGCGCCACGAACAGGGGCTCATTGATCAGCCCGACGCGCAGCGCCAGCAAGCCGAGAATGATCTCCATGGCGCCGCGTGCATTCATGCCGAAGCCGATGGCCCAGGATTCCCGATGCGATAGTCCCGCCAGGCGTCCGCCGAAGCCACAGCCCAGCACCTTGCCGAGACAGGCGATGATCAGCACCACCGCCACCAGCAGCGGATCGAAATGGGCGATGAAATTCACCTTGAGGCCGATGGAGGCAAAAAACAGCGGGGCGAAGAAAAACGAAACGAACTGGTCGATGACCCCGCGGATACGCTCGCGGAAATGGGGCGTGTCGCCCATGGCCACGCCCACCAGAAAGGCGCCGAAGATGGCGTGCACGCCGATCCACTCGGTAAAGGCGGCCCCCAGCAGGGCCACCGAGAGCGTAAAGCCCAACTGTCCTCCGGGCCAGCTGGCATGGGCCTGGATCCAGGGCAGCATGCGATGGATCGACCAGCGTACCAGGGTGAGCATCAGCGCCGCGAAGATCAGCGTCAGAGCGATGGTGGCGCCGATGGAGAAACCGGCGCTGCCCGTCAGGCCCAGCATGCCCAGAATGACGGCGAAAATGATCCAGCCGACCAGATCGTTGAAGACCGCCGCCGCCACGATCATCATGCCCAGATCGCTGCGGTAGAGATCCAGATCCATGAGGGTCTTGGCGATCACCGGCAGCGCTGAAATCGACAAGGCCGTGGCGATGAACAGGGCGAAGAGCAACGGCGGCGTGGCGGCATCGCGGCCCATGAGTTCGGGCAGGTACCAGGCGGCGGCAAACCCGGTGGCAAAGGGAAAGAGGATGCCGGCCAGGCCCACGGTGGTCACCGCCCGCCCCTGGCGCCAGACCGTTGAGATATCGGCTTCCATGCCTGCCACCAGCAGAAACAGCACGATGGCCAGGGTGGTGATGCCGTCGAGCAGCAGCGCGCCGCCGCCGCTGCGAGGAAACAAAAGGTTGCTGAGCTCCGGCGCCAGGGTGCCCAGCACCGTCGGCCCAAGCAAAATGCCCGCGCTAATCTCGCCGAACACGGCAGGTAGCTGAAAGCGCCGCGCCAGTTCGCCGAGCAGACGGGCCGCGGCCAGCAGGACGCCGAGGCCGGCCAACAGCACCGTCACTTCATGATGACTCAGCCCCTGCACGCACAAACCTCAAGTGCGCCTCGCCGGCAGACGGGGTGACTCCATATCATGCATTCCCGTTTCAATGCGGTACCTCGGATTCGCCTACGTCGATTGTTCTCCCAGGGTTGACAGCCCCCCCGGCTCCCACGTAAAAATGACACAACCCGCGGAGAAAATGAAACATGGAAATGCACCAGCCTGAAACCTGCTTTGCCCCAAGCGAGCGGGTCGACGCCCAACGGATCGCCCTTCAGGCCCAGCAGTTCGCTCCCAACTCCCTGGTTCGCGAACTGCTCGATGCCGTGCCCAGCCTGCTTGCCGTTCTCAATCCGCAGCGCCAGATCGTCTTCAGCAACCGCGCCCTGCTCGCCTTTCTCGCGGCCGGCGACGACACGCTCGGCCGGGGTCTGCGGCCGGGAGAACTCTTCGGTTGCGTCAATTCCACTCTCCGGCCCGGCGGCTGCGGCACGGCCGAGGCCTGTCGCCACTGCGGAGCGGTCAATGCCATCCTGGCCGGTCTGGCCGGGCGCCGCGATGTTCAGGAAGTCCGCCTGACCAGCGAACACCAGGGGCGACACGAGGCCCTCGACCTGCGGGTTCATACCACGCCCTTTTTCCATCATGGCGAGCAATTCGTCATTTTCGCCATCGAGGATATAAGCCACCAGAAGCGCCGCGCCGCGCTGGAGCATATTTTCTTTCATGACATCCTCAACCTGGCGGGCAGCGTGAAAAGCTTTTCCGAAGTGCTGTCGCTGCAGCCCGCGGATCCGGAGCTGCCGGAAATTCTCCAACTCATCAGCTCGGCTGCCGCGCAGATCGTCGACGAAATCCATGCCCAGCGCATGCTGCTCGCGGCCGAAAACCGCGAGCTCCAGGCGACCCCCAGCACTCTCAACGCCCGCGCCCTCATCCACCAGGCCGCCGATCTGTACCGACGCCATCCCGCCGCCATGGACAAGGAGCTCAGGATCGAGGACGCGGAGCAGGACCTGTGGTTCGTCAGCGACGCGGCCCTGCTCGGGCGCGTGCTGGGCAACATGGTCAAAAATGCCCTGGAAGCATCCCGCTCCGGCGACCGGGTGACCCTCGGCTGTCATCGCCAGGGGGAGCAGATGCAGTTCTGGGTTCAAAATCCCGGGGTGATTCCCCAGCACCTTCAGCCCTTTCTCTTCCAGCGCTCCTTTTCAACCAAGGGCCACGGCCGCGGCCTGGGCACCTACAGCATGCGCCTGCTCACCGAGGACTATCTGGGCGGCACCCTGTCCTTCGTCTCCGACATCGACCGGGGCACCACCTTTTTTGCCGCCTATCCCCTCAGCTTTTCACCGCGCGCGCCCTCCAGCCGTTGATCGCGCTTGCTTCCCTTTAAAAAAATCTCAACCCGAAAAATTGAAAAACGTCTTGCGGCTGTTATAACTACCCTATAATATTCACGGCCGGGCTTTCATGAGCCCGGATCAGAGTCGTCGGCATGACAAATTTCATTTTAGGAGGTCAACCATGAGAAAATCAGCCCTATCAACGCTTGTGCTCCTTGCCGTCGCCGGCCTTTTCACCGGCTGCGCGGGACTCAAGGCCGACAAGCAACCCACGGAATTCACCCCCGCCAGCTTCGCCGCCGGCCAGTATGACGCCAAGGTGAACAACTTCCAGGTGATCCTGGATGCCTCCATGACCATGGGCGACGCCGGACAGCGCGAGTTGCAAAGCGCCAAGAACCTCGCCTCGGCCATCAACCGCAGCATCCCCGCCGACCTCACCCTCAACGGCGGCCTGCGCAGCTTCGGCCATAGCGACCGTCAGTCCCCGAACCTCACCGATCTGGTCTACGGCATGACCAGCCATACCCAAAGCGGGTTCCAGCAGGGCCTCGACAAAATCAAGTACGCCGGCGGCAACAGCCCGCTGGGCGCCGCCCTGCTCGCCGCCGGCCAGGATCTGGCCGGCACCCAGGGCAAATCGGCGATCATCGTCATCAGCGACGGCCTGCAGATGGAAGATGCCCCCGCCGCCGCCAAGAAGATCAAGGCCGAGATGGGGGATCGTCTGTGCATCTACACCATCGCCATCGGCGACCATGCGGCCGGCCGCCAGTTGCTGGAAAAAGTCGCCCAGGCCGGTGAGTGCGGCTTCGCCACCACCGATGCGGCCCTGATTTCCCAGGCCGGCATGGCCTCCTTCGTCGAGAAGGTGTTCCTCACGCCCAAGCCCGGCGTCGCACCCGCCCCCGCGCCCCCGGCTCCCGTGGCCTTTGTCGACAGCGACGGCGACGGCGTGCCCGATCATCTCGACCAGTGCCCCGACACTCCGCGCGGCGTGATCGTCGATGAGCGCGGCTGCCCCATCGAGCTCAAACTCCACATCAAGTTCGATTTCGACAAAGCCGACATCCGTCCGCAGCATAAGGCCGATATCGATCGCGCCGCCGCGTTCATCCGGCAGTATCCCCAGGTGCCCTACATCCTCATCGCCGGGCACACCGACAGCGTCGGCACCGACGCCTACAACCAGAAACTCTCCGAGCGCCGCGCCAATTCGGTGCGCGACGCCCTCATCAAGCAGCACGGCATCGACGCCAAGCGCCTGGTGGCGCGCGGCTACGGCGAAAGCCAGCCCATCGCCACCAACGACACCCCCGAAGGGCGCCAGCTCAACCGTCGTGTCGAACTGATCTGCTGCGTGGTGATTCCCCAGTAAGCCGGAACGCGCAACAACGACAGGACAAAAAACTAGGGCCGGATTCATTCCGGCCCTAGTTTTTTGCGGGATTGAATTATCCGGCCCGTTTGTGCGCCACCCAGAGACGCGGCGCCGCGCGGTAATTGGCCGCGGACAGGGCCAGCACCTCAAAGGTTTTCGGCGGCAACGCCTCCAGCAGGCTCGCCACGGCCTGCGTTTCCTCGCGGCCGCCGACATGGCCGGGATAGGCGATGACCGCCAACCGCCCGCCGGGCAAGAGCAAATCAAGGCTTGCCTCCAAAGCCGCCAGCGTCGTTTCGCGCCGCGTGACCAGACTCCGGTCGCCGCCCGGCAGATAACCCAGGTTGGCCACCACCGCGCGCGGTCCCTCGGCCAGGCAACACCGCACCTGCTCATGTCCGGCCTCGACCAGCCGGACACCGGGATCCGCGCCCAGGATCTCCACCTTGGAGAAACACACCGGCGCGCCCCCCTCCCTGAGCCGTCGCGCCGTCTGATCAAGCGCCGCCGGCTGCACGTCGAAGGCCAGCACCCGTCCCAGGGGCGCCACCCGGCGCCAGAGAAAAAGGCTGTCCCAGCCGTTGCCGGCTGTCAGATCCACCGCCAGATCCCCTTCGCCGAGCACCTCGGCGAGCAGCCGATGAGCCCAGGCGGTCAGGCTGTTGAAGGGCGCCGAGCTCACCCCTGCGCCTCGTCGCCCCCCTGGCTTTCCCTGCCCTTTTGCACCCGGAGCTTGGCCTCGATCATCTGCCGGTGGGACAGGCGCAGCAGCGTGGTGAGCCGGCGCATCAGCGCCTCCTCATGGCTGTCGAGATGTCCATCGGCAAAAATCACCCGCCACAGATTCTCCAGAACGGCGAGTTTTTGCTCCACAGCGAAATTCTCGTTGATCTCGCGGGTGAACTGGTAGAGATCGAAACTCTCGCGCCGCGCCTGCGCCGCCAGCGCCAGCAACTCGCCGACCGCCTCAGCCGAGAGATCGAATTTGTCCGCCAGGATCTTTTCCACCAGGCGCAGTTCCACCTCGCGCAAGGTTTCATCGGCATGGGCGGCCTCCAACAGCAGCACGCAGGTCGCCACCTGCACCGGTTCGCCCGCGCCCCGTGTCTCGCCCTGCTCCACGGCGGCGGGTCGCAAAAGTCTCTTCAGCACATCAAAAACCATCGGCTTGTCCTTCCTTGAAACATACCCGTTGAAAAATCGCGCCATTATCGGCATCCCCGGCGCCGCCTGTCAACCTGGGTCCCGGCGGAAAATCCGGCTTGACCTCAAGCATTCGCAACTCGTATAAGAAAAAAATATTGTCACGCATCCCAGGATGCCTGCTGTTGTGTCGCTTGTCGATGAAAGCCACGGAGGGTACCATGCCAGACCACCATTTCCGCAAACGCCGCCCACGCCGGATGCTTTTTCCGCGCCGGGCGGCGTTTTTCATTCAACGACCCCCGGCAACCTTGCCGTTCTTGTGCCGACCCGGAAACAGATCCATCCTCAGGTAGCGCCAGAACACCCTCATCCCTAAAGGATTTACCCATGCTGCTGGGACGCTATCGGTTCTTTTGCCGCTTTCAAGAAGATGCTCTACTGCCCACCTACAAAGGCTCGACCTTTCGCGGCGCCTTCGGCAACGCCCTCAAAAGGGTCGTCTGCGCCGTGCGCGAAAAGGACTGCGGACGCTGCCTGCTGGCGCAACGCTGCCTTTACGCCCGGGTCTTCGAACCCGCCCCGCGCCCAGACGGACTGCGCCTGGCCACACCACCCCATCCCTACGTGATCGAACCGCCTCTTGATCCGGGCACCCGATACACCTCGGGGGACTCTTTCGATTTCAACCTGTTGCTGTTCGGAGAATTCAACGACTACCTGCCTTATTTCGTCTATGCCTTCGAAGCCATGGGCGAGCAGGGCCTTGGCGCCAGGCGCGGTCATGGCATGGGACGCTATGCCCTCAAATGCGTCACAAGCGGCGCACGGCAGCTCTACAACGACCAAACCCGCCAGCTAGAGAAGCCCCGACCGGACATGTTGCGCCTGGCTCCGCCCACGGACGCATCAGGAACCCTCGGGGTGAAATTGGTCACGCCCTTGCGTCTCAAGCACGACAATCAACTCCAGGCCGAGCTTCCCTTTCACCTGATGACACGCGCCGCCCTGCGCCGCGTCAGCACCCTGTTCGCCTGTTTCGGCGAAGGTGAGCCCCCCTTGGATTATCGCGGCCTGGTCGCCCGCGCCCAGGATATCGAAGTGGTCTGCTCGCGCCTGCGTTGGTGCGACTGGCAGCGCTACTCCAACCGCCAGGAACAAGCCATGCTCATGGACGGCATGAGCGGCGAGATCACCTACCGCGGCGCCCTCGGCGAATATCTGCCCCTGCTGGAGATCGCCCGCGCGGTGCATCTCGGCAAACAAAGTGCCTTCGGCCTAGGCCAGATCGACTACAGCTTCCAACCGGACCTTCCGGCATGAAAACCATTCTGCTCGCCGTCTGCGGCCTCTCGCCCCAGGTCATCACCGAAACCCTCTTCGCCCTGCACCAGCAGGGCCCGCAGATCGACGCCATTCGCGTGCTCACCACCCGTGCCGGCAAGGACGCCTGCCTCGCCGGGTTGTTTCGCGCGGGCGACGGCCATTACTACCGCTACCTCGATGAGTACGGCCTGCCCCGCGATGCCATCGACTTCGCGCCGCGTCACCTGCTCGCGGTACTCGCCGACGACGGCACCGAAATCGACGATATCGCCGATGAGTACCACAGCGAACGTTTCCTGCGCCTGTGCATGGAGGAAACCTTCGCCCTCGCCCGCGACGACGAGCAGTGCGTGCTATTCTCCATCGCCGGCGGCCGCAAGACCATGGGCGCCTGCCTGAGCCTCGCCGCCCAGTGTTACGCCCGCCCGCAGGATCGCATCTACCACGTGCTGGTCCAACCGAGCGAGTTCGAGAACTGCCGCGATTTCTACTATCCGCCCAGAACGCCCCGCACCATCGAGGTGCTTAACCGCGAACGCCGCCCCTGCCACATGAGCACCGCCGAGGCGCAAATCACCCTGGTGCCCATGCCCTTTTTTCCCCTGCGGCGGCAACTCACCCCACGCATGCTGCGCAGGCCTGAAAGCCCCGCCGCTCTCATGCTTTCTCTGGTGCGCGAGGACAAGCCGCAACTGCTCATCGATCTGCCGCAGAAGAAAATCGTCTGGAAGGGGGTCGAGTGCGATCTTACGCCATCGCTTCTCGCCCTGTATGCCGTTTTGGCCCTGCACAAGCAGGAAGCCGCCTGCGCGAAATCTCCATGCTTGAATTGCGGGGATTGCGCCCTGAGCGTGGATCAGATCTTGGCCAAACAAGCCGACATCACCCGTCTCTACCAGCGCCTGACCACCCGCGAAGCCGTGAAAAGCGGCGCCACGGCCCTCGACGAGGAGCATGTCGGCCAATATCGCTCCAAGATCAATCGCCTCATCGCCGGCACCTTCGGCGACCACGAAGCCCGCGCCTTGCGCGTCGGCAGCCGGGGGGCACGGCCGGTGCGTTACGCCATCGGGGTGGCGCGGGAGCTGATCCGGGTGGTGCTGTGAGGAGCACGAGGTGCGACAACAGCGGCTGTTATCGTAACCGCGGTTACGATAACCAAGGTTACGATAAGTCGACGAATGGCAAGGTTGCCGAAGTGGATCGGTGGTTTTTGCGTCTTATAGTATGGGATTCTGTATTTTTTAGACGGAGGTGGTTCGATGCGGAACAGCCCGATTGAAACTCTCACCCTCGCGGCATTGCTGCATGATGTCGGAAAATTCGCCGAGCGGGCCGACATGCCTTTGCCTGCCGGCTACCAACTTGACAACGCCGGACTGTATCAACCCTACAGCGAAGTCCAAAAGCGCCACACCCACCGTCACGCCCTCTACACGGCGGCCTTCATCGAGCGCCATGCGGCGCATCTACCGGAACTGACGGCCTTGGGCGATGCCAAAAGCGGCGATTCGCTGATCAACCTGGCGGCCATGCACCACAAACCCGAGACGCCTTTGCAATGGGTCATCGCCGTGGCCGATCGTCTGTCGAGCGGTTTGGACAGGCAGACTTTCGAGGGCGATGAAGCAGGCATTGCCTTTCGGGATTTCCGCAAGACACGCCTGATTCCCATTGCCGAGGAATTACTCCGCCCGCAGGAGTTCTACACCGGGGATGGCCCAGAGACGTATCGGTTTCGTTACCGGCTCGAAGAACTCTCCCCCGACCAGGTTTTTCCCGCCGCGAAGGGAGATGTCGAACCTTGCGACGATGAAGCGGCGAAAACCCAGTATCGGTTGCTCTTCACCAAGTTCACCGAAAATCTGGAACGTCTCGAACACCAGCGACAACCCGCCTTGTGGCTTGACCATTTTCTCTCCCTGTGGGAACGGACAACCTCGGCGATACCAGCGGCCACCGTCGGAAAGGTCATTCCCGACGTCTCCCTGTACGACCACAGCCGCGCGACGGCGGCATTGGCCGCCGCGCTGTTTCGCTATCACGAGGTACATGACAACCTGGTCGAAAAGAGCATCCAGGACCAGGATGCCGAGAAATTCCTGCTGATTACCGGAGATTTCTACGGCATCCAGAATTTCATCTTCAGCGAAGGCGGCAGCACCAACCGGGCCGCGGCTAAAATCCTGCGCGGCCGCTCCTTTGCCGTGTCCCTGCTTGCCGAGTTGGCAGCGGAGACCCTTTGTCGTGCGCTGGGCTTGCCTCAGGCCGCCATTTTGCTCAACGCCGCAGGCAAGTTCACACTGCTTGCCCCCAATCTTCCCGACACGCCCGCACTGGTGCACAAGGTGGAAAAGGACCTCAATCAGTGGTTGGTGCACCATTTCCTCGGAGAAACGGCCATCGGCTTCTCCATGGTGACGGCGAGCGGCAACGATTTCAGCAAAGGCCGTTTCCCCTTGTTGTGGGAACGCCTGGCCCAGGCCGGTGAAGCACGCAAGTGCCGAAAAATCGATCTCGGCAGACATGGCGGCGTGGTTTCGGACTACCTCGACCGCTTTGACAACCGCTTGTCTCCCGCCCTTTGTCCATTTTGCGGCAAACGCCCCGCCGAGATGAAAACCCGCGGCAAGCCGCTGCTGGGGGACAATGAAGCCGCCTGCGGCATCTGCTATGACCACATCCAGCTCGGCGCTCATCTGATACGCTCCGACAGGCTTGCGCTCATGGACAGGGATGCCGATTTCAGCGGAAATCGCCTCATGGAGCCCCTGTTCGGCAGGTATCAGCTCGCCTTTGATCTCAGCGACGCGCAGGCGGCGCAACTCGCATCCGCGGGACACCTTTTGGCCTTGCGGCATTTGGCGCGAGCGGGCGGCTGCCCCGGCAAGGGGCTGGCCATGCGTTACATCAGCGGCTATGTGCCGATTTACCGGGAAAACGACTCCCAGGACATCGAGCGGCTCCTGCATGGTCGAAAAAGCGCCAAGACCCAGGATGAACTCTTCGACATGATCAAGGAAGGCGGCGCCAAATCCTTTCACCACATCGCCAAGAGCGCTTTGCGCCCGCGCGCCGATGCGCCGGAAAAATTCACCGGAACCGAGGCGCTGGGCATTCTCAAGGCCGACGTGGACAACCTGGGCAAGCTCTTCGCCTGCGGTTTGCCGTCCGAACGACTCAACTTGTCGCGACTGGCCACCTTCAGCCGCCAGATGAACAATTTCTTCAGTCTCTATTTGCCCCACCTGTTGGCGACCGAAAGTCAGTTCAGCGACATCTATACCGTCTTCGCCGGCGGCGACGACTTGTTTCTCATCGGCCCCTGGAACCGCATCATCGAATTTTCCGGGGTGCTGCGCGAGGCGTTCGCGCGTTTTGGCTGCGGCAATCCGCAGGTCACCCTCTCCGCGGGCATCAACATCAACAAGCCGGGGATCCCGGTGCCGGCCCTCGCCGAGCAGGCCGAAGACGCCCTCGGAGCCGCGAAGAATGGCGGGCGCAATGCCCTCACCCTCTTCGGCGAGACGGTCGGTTGGGACCAATTCCAACAGTTGGAGGACATCCGGCGGACTCTGGAGCAATGGCAGACGCAGGGATACATCGGCAAAGCCATGCTCTATCGTCTCAATGAACTGCTGCATTTGGCCGGGCGCGAGCAACAACTGCGGGCGGCCGGCAAACCCGTCAGCCTGGCGGATCTCGAATGTCTGGCCTGGCGGTCCAAGTTTCACTACACGGCCGTCCGCAATGTCGGCAAGGCCCTCGACAAGGAAACCCGCGGCAAAGCCCTCGACGATGTCATGCGGATGGCGCGATGGCTCGACGAGTTCAACGCCAAGCTCAAAATCGCCCTGTGGCAAGTTCTCTATAACCAGCGCTGAGGAGGAATCAGATGAACGTACAATTCTGGAAAAACCGCGCGGAAAAGCAAATCGATCCTGATCTGTTTTCGGGTGTCGCGCAAACCCTTGCCAGGGAAGTGAACCAGGAGCGCCTGCAAAGCCGCGACAAGGTTAATAAGCCGACCCAAATCCGAAAGTTTTACGATGAGGTAATGCGCTATCAGGGCATGGTGCAAGCCTCGCCTGACGAATTCGCCGCCTTGCTTCCCTACATTAAAATGCTCAATGCCAAAGCCGCTTACGCGAATGGGCGCGATCTTGTCGGAACGCAATTCAAGGCATTTATCGACAATTCGTTGAAACAGATCGCCACCCGTGAGGATTTCGATATTTTCTGTACCTTTTTCGAGGCATTCATGGGTTTTTACAAGTTTTGCTCCGAAAAGGAAAACAGCAGCAGTCAACCGCCTCAGAATCAGGGA is a window encoding:
- a CDS encoding cation:proton antiporter domain-containing protein, with product MQGLSHHEVTVLLAGLGVLLAAARLLGELARRFQLPAVFGEISAGILLGPTVLGTLAPELSNLLFPRSGGGALLLDGITTLAIVLFLLVAGMEADISTVWRQGRAVTTVGLAGILFPFATGFAAAWYLPELMGRDAATPPLLFALFIATALSISALPVIAKTLMDLDLYRSDLGMMIVAAAVFNDLVGWIIFAVILGMLGLTGSAGFSIGATIALTLIFAALMLTLVRWSIHRMLPWIQAHASWPGGQLGFTLSVALLGAAFTEWIGVHAIFGAFLVGVAMGDTPHFRERIRGVIDQFVSFFFAPLFFASIGLKVNFIAHFDPLLVAVVLIIACLGKVLGCGFGGRLAGLSHRESWAIGFGMNARGAMEIILGLLALRVGLINEPLFVALVVMAISTSLMSGPAIQHILRLKKPRRFINYLPTRALVRLEARTRDQAVVELAAVLGPLDGVRPETIIDAVLARERLMPTGLGSGVAVPHARLGGLSQPVAALGLSVGGIDFNAPDGKPAQFVLLILTPEDDNGA
- a CDS encoding ATP-binding protein gives rise to the protein MEMHQPETCFAPSERVDAQRIALQAQQFAPNSLVRELLDAVPSLLAVLNPQRQIVFSNRALLAFLAAGDDTLGRGLRPGELFGCVNSTLRPGGCGTAEACRHCGAVNAILAGLAGRRDVQEVRLTSEHQGRHEALDLRVHTTPFFHHGEQFVIFAIEDISHQKRRAALEHIFFHDILNLAGSVKSFSEVLSLQPADPELPEILQLISSAAAQIVDEIHAQRMLLAAENRELQATPSTLNARALIHQAADLYRRHPAAMDKELRIEDAEQDLWFVSDAALLGRVLGNMVKNALEASRSGDRVTLGCHRQGEQMQFWVQNPGVIPQHLQPFLFQRSFSTKGHGRGLGTYSMRLLTEDYLGGTLSFVSDIDRGTTFFAAYPLSFSPRAPSSR
- a CDS encoding OmpA family protein, translated to MRKSALSTLVLLAVAGLFTGCAGLKADKQPTEFTPASFAAGQYDAKVNNFQVILDASMTMGDAGQRELQSAKNLASAINRSIPADLTLNGGLRSFGHSDRQSPNLTDLVYGMTSHTQSGFQQGLDKIKYAGGNSPLGAALLAAGQDLAGTQGKSAIIVISDGLQMEDAPAAAKKIKAEMGDRLCIYTIAIGDHAAGRQLLEKVAQAGECGFATTDAALISQAGMASFVEKVFLTPKPGVAPAPAPPAPVAFVDSDGDGVPDHLDQCPDTPRGVIVDERGCPIELKLHIKFDFDKADIRPQHKADIDRAAAFIRQYPQVPYILIAGHTDSVGTDAYNQKLSERRANSVRDALIKQHGIDAKRLVARGYGESQPIATNDTPEGRQLNRRVELICCVVIPQ
- a CDS encoding class I SAM-dependent methyltransferase yields the protein MSSAPFNSLTAWAHRLLAEVLGEGDLAVDLTAGNGWDSLFLWRRVAPLGRVLAFDVQPAALDQTARRLREGGAPVCFSKVEILGADPGVRLVEAGHEQVRCCLAEGPRAVVANLGYLPGGDRSLVTRRETTLAALEASLDLLLPGGRLAVIAYPGHVGGREETQAVASLLEALPPKTFEVLALSAANYRAAPRLWVAHKRAG
- a CDS encoding tellurite resistance TerB family protein, producing MVFDVLKRLLRPAAVEQGETRGAGEPVQVATCVLLLEAAHADETLREVELRLVEKILADKFDLSAEAVGELLALAAQARRESFDLYQFTREINENFAVEQKLAVLENLWRVIFADGHLDSHEEALMRRLTTLLRLSHRQMIEAKLRVQKGRESQGGDEAQG
- the cas6 gene encoding CRISPR system precrRNA processing endoribonuclease RAMP protein Cas6, producing MLLGRYRFFCRFQEDALLPTYKGSTFRGAFGNALKRVVCAVREKDCGRCLLAQRCLYARVFEPAPRPDGLRLATPPHPYVIEPPLDPGTRYTSGDSFDFNLLLFGEFNDYLPYFVYAFEAMGEQGLGARRGHGMGRYALKCVTSGARQLYNDQTRQLEKPRPDMLRLAPPTDASGTLGVKLVTPLRLKHDNQLQAELPFHLMTRAALRRVSTLFACFGEGEPPLDYRGLVARAQDIEVVCSRLRWCDWQRYSNRQEQAMLMDGMSGEITYRGALGEYLPLLEIARAVHLGKQSAFGLGQIDYSFQPDLPA
- the csm6 gene encoding CRISPR-associated ring nuclease Csm6 — its product is MKTILLAVCGLSPQVITETLFALHQQGPQIDAIRVLTTRAGKDACLAGLFRAGDGHYYRYLDEYGLPRDAIDFAPRHLLAVLADDGTEIDDIADEYHSERFLRLCMEETFALARDDEQCVLFSIAGGRKTMGACLSLAAQCYARPQDRIYHVLVQPSEFENCRDFYYPPRTPRTIEVLNRERRPCHMSTAEAQITLVPMPFFPLRRQLTPRMLRRPESPAALMLSLVREDKPQLLIDLPQKKIVWKGVECDLTPSLLALYAVLALHKQEAACAKSPCLNCGDCALSVDQILAKQADITRLYQRLTTREAVKSGATALDEEHVGQYRSKINRLIAGTFGDHEARALRVGSRGARPVRYAIGVARELIRVVL
- the cas10 gene encoding type III-A CRISPR-associated protein Cas10/Csm1; amino-acid sequence: MRNSPIETLTLAALLHDVGKFAERADMPLPAGYQLDNAGLYQPYSEVQKRHTHRHALYTAAFIERHAAHLPELTALGDAKSGDSLINLAAMHHKPETPLQWVIAVADRLSSGLDRQTFEGDEAGIAFRDFRKTRLIPIAEELLRPQEFYTGDGPETYRFRYRLEELSPDQVFPAAKGDVEPCDDEAAKTQYRLLFTKFTENLERLEHQRQPALWLDHFLSLWERTTSAIPAATVGKVIPDVSLYDHSRATAALAAALFRYHEVHDNLVEKSIQDQDAEKFLLITGDFYGIQNFIFSEGGSTNRAAAKILRGRSFAVSLLAELAAETLCRALGLPQAAILLNAAGKFTLLAPNLPDTPALVHKVEKDLNQWLVHHFLGETAIGFSMVTASGNDFSKGRFPLLWERLAQAGEARKCRKIDLGRHGGVVSDYLDRFDNRLSPALCPFCGKRPAEMKTRGKPLLGDNEAACGICYDHIQLGAHLIRSDRLALMDRDADFSGNRLMEPLFGRYQLAFDLSDAQAAQLASAGHLLALRHLARAGGCPGKGLAMRYISGYVPIYRENDSQDIERLLHGRKSAKTQDELFDMIKEGGAKSFHHIAKSALRPRADAPEKFTGTEALGILKADVDNLGKLFACGLPSERLNLSRLATFSRQMNNFFSLYLPHLLATESQFSDIYTVFAGGDDLFLIGPWNRIIEFSGVLREAFARFGCGNPQVTLSAGININKPGIPVPALAEQAEDALGAAKNGGRNALTLFGETVGWDQFQQLEDIRRTLEQWQTQGYIGKAMLYRLNELLHLAGREQQLRAAGKPVSLADLECLAWRSKFHYTAVRNVGKALDKETRGKALDDVMRMARWLDEFNAKLKIALWQVLYNQR
- the csm2 gene encoding type III-A CRISPR-associated protein Csm2; its protein translation is MNVQFWKNRAEKQIDPDLFSGVAQTLAREVNQERLQSRDKVNKPTQIRKFYDEVMRYQGMVQASPDEFAALLPYIKMLNAKAAYANGRDLVGTQFKAFIDNSLKQIATREDFDIFCTFFEAFMGFYKFCSEKENSSSQPPQNQGPRDFRKGPTIEYRR